A single genomic interval of Lathyrus oleraceus cultivar Zhongwan6 chromosome 7, CAAS_Psat_ZW6_1.0, whole genome shotgun sequence harbors:
- the LOC127107579 gene encoding 50S ribosomal protein L29, chloroplastic, whose amino-acid sequence MLSLSVTSPSSSTLSFLPKPLQLKSSFNGIRLRQPSTCTIPATKRTALVPVMMAKREEQLKEIRTKTNEQINEEVVKLQGDLLVLRLQKSARKEFKPSDFRKMRKTIARLLTVKREREIEEGIGKRLSRKLDKKWKRSIVVKPPTPPVSLLKLLRKEEDDEEAAED is encoded by the exons ATGCTGAGCCTCTCCGTTACTTCACCATCTTCTTCAACACTTTCCTTTCTTCCCAAACCATTACAACTCAAATCCTCCTTCAATGGCATTCGGCTACGTCAACCTAGCACTTGCACAATTCCAGCCACGAAACGCACCGCTTTGGTCCCAGTGATGATGGCAAAGAGAGAAGAGCAATTGAAGGAAATTAGAACTAAAACCAACGAACAAATCAACGAAGAGGTTGTTAAACTACAAGGCGACTTACTCGTGCTTCGTCTTCAGAAATCTGCTCGCAAGGAGTTTAAACCCAGTGATTTTAGGAAAATGCGCAAGACG ATTGCTCGATTGCTTACTGTAAAGCGGGAAAGAGAGATTGAGGAGGGTATTGGTAAGAGGTTGTCTAGAAAGCTAGATAAAAAGTGGAAGAGAAGCATTGTTGTAAAACCACCAACACCACCTGTATCTTTATTGAAACTTCTTCGGAaggaggaagatgatgaagaagCTGCGGAAGATTAA
- the LOC127107571 gene encoding uncharacterized protein LOC127107571, with protein sequence MRPLDETETSVVFEKLFKFVGNNLKNLVENPSHEGPDSTPGRYCFRLNKNKIYYCSESLVKRATNIARPNLVSLGTCIGKYTHGGNFHLTVQALNLLAANAKHKFCCLDIMSGHSALRLLDSFVKPPTPPVSLLKLLRKEEDDEEAAED encoded by the exons ATGAGACCTTTGGACGAGACCGAAACCAGCGTCGTCTTCGAAAAGCTCTTCAAATTCGTCGGCAACAACCTCAAAAACCTCGTCGAGAATCCCTCCCATGAAGGTCCAGATTCCACCCCTGGTCGCTACTGTTTCCGTCTCAACAAGAACAAGATCTACTACTGCAGCGAGTCGCTCGTCAAGCGAGCCACCAATATCGCTAGACCTAATCTTGTTTCACTCGGAACATGTATCGGAAAATACACTCACGGTGGAAACTTCCATCTCACAGTTCAAGCGCTGAATTTGCTAGCTGCTAATGCTAAGCATAAG TTTTGTTGTCTGGACATAATGTCAGGTCACTCTGCTCTCAG ATTGCTCGATTCCTTTGTAAAACCACCAACACCACCTGTATCTTTATTGAAACTTCTTCGGAaggaggaagatgatgaagaagCTGCGGAAGATTAA
- the LOC127107574 gene encoding uncharacterized protein LOC127107574: MRPLDETETSVVFEKLFKFIGNNLKNLVENPSHEGPDSTPGRYCFRLNKNKIYYCSESLVKRATNIARHNLVSLGTCIGKYTHGGNFHLTVQALNLLAANAKHKVWLKPQSEMSFLYGNHVLESASGRITENIVAGDGVVVFNMADVPLGFGVAAKSTQDCRKLDPNGIVVLHQGDIGEYLRMEDEL, from the coding sequence ATGAGACCTTTGGACGAGACCGAAACCAGCGTCGTCTTCGAAAAGCTCTTCAAATTCATCGGCAACAACCTCAAAAACCTCGTCGAGAATCCCTCCCATGAAGGTCCAGATTCCACCCCTGGTCGCTACTGTTTCCGTCTCAACAAGAACAAGATCTACTACTGCAGCGAGTCGCTCGTCAAGCGAGCCACCAATATCGCTAGACATAATCTCGTTTCACTCGGAACATGTATAGGAAAATACACTCACGGTGGAAACTTCCATCTCACAGTTCAAGCGCTGAATTTGCTAGCTGCTAATGCTAAGCATAAGGTATGGCTTAAACCTCAGTCTGAGATGTCGTTTTTGTATGGGAACCATGTGTTGGAGAGTGCGTCAGGTAGGATTACTGAGAATATTGTTGCGGGTGATGGGGTTGTTGTTTTTAATATGGCGGATGTGCCTTTGGGGTTTGGGGTTGCTGCTAAGTCTACACAGGATTGTAGGAAGTTGGATCCTAATGGGATTGTGGTGCTTCATCAGGGTGATATAGGGGAGTATTTGAGGATGGAGGATGAGCTTTGA
- the LOC127107572 gene encoding uncharacterized protein LOC127107572: MRPLDETETSIVFEKLFKFIGNNLKNLVENPSHEGPDSTPGRYCFRLNKNKIYYCSESLVKRATNIARPNLVSLGTCIGKYTHGGNFHLTVQALNLLAVNAKHKVWLKPQSEMSFLYGNHVLESALGRITENIVVGDGVVVFNMADVPLGFGVAAKSTQDCRKLDPNGIVVLHQGDIGEYLRMEDEL, translated from the coding sequence ATGAGACCTTTGGACGAGACCGAAACCAGCATCGTCTTCGAAAAGCTCTTCAAATTCATCGGCAACAACCTCAAAAACCTCGTCGAGAATCCCTCCCATGAAGGTCCAGATTCCACCCCTGGTCGCTACTGTTTCCGTCTCAACAAGAACAAGATCTACTACTGCAGCGAGTCGCTCGTCAAGCGAGCCACCAATATCGCTAGACCTAATCTCGTTTCACTCGGAACATGTATCGGAAAATACACTCACGGTGGAAACTTCCATCTCACAGTTCAAGCGCTGAATTTGCTAGCTGTTAATGCTAAGCATAAGGTATGGCTTAAACCTCAGTCTGAGATGTCGTTTTTGTATGGGAACCATGTGTTGGAGAGTGCGTTGGGTAGGATTACTGAGAATATTGTTGTGGGTGATGGGGTTGTTGTTTTTAATATGGCGGATGTGCCTTTGGGGTTTGGGGTTGCTGCTAAGTCTACACAGGATTGTAGGAAGTTGGATCCTAATGGGATTGTGGTGCTTCATCAGGGTGATATAGGGGAGTATTTGAGGATGGAGGATGAGCTTTGA